A genomic stretch from Vibrio algarum includes:
- the epmB gene encoding EF-P beta-lysylation protein EpmB, which yields MSHIIPRKTVAVEQNWLNELTNAISDPQILLKKLGIPLSQWPKDKNGQINFTARTKFSQKVPQSFIDKMEKGNIHDPLLRQVLPVSEELEIHEGYSSDPLEEQENERPGLLHKYRNRALLILKGGCAVNCRYCFRRHFPYSDNKGSKTVWQQSLNYIAEHTELNEVILSGGDPLMAKDHELEWLIEELSQINHIKRLRIHSRLPVVIPSRITDKLCDLLRSTRLQVVFVSHINHANEIDEHLASAVHKLKLSGVHLLNQGVLLKGVNDNADAQVDLNERLFDVGIQPYYLHVLDKVQGAAHFYVSDHDAKQIMIEVIARVSGYIVPKLTREIGGKPSKTPLDLGLE from the coding sequence ATGTCGCATATCATACCCCGAAAAACCGTCGCTGTTGAGCAAAACTGGCTGAATGAACTAACGAATGCGATCTCAGATCCTCAAATACTATTAAAAAAGCTCGGTATTCCTCTGTCTCAATGGCCTAAAGATAAAAACGGTCAAATAAATTTCACCGCGAGAACAAAGTTCTCACAAAAAGTACCCCAAAGCTTTATCGATAAAATGGAAAAGGGAAACATCCATGACCCGCTTCTTCGCCAAGTGCTGCCTGTTAGTGAAGAATTAGAGATCCATGAAGGCTACTCTTCAGATCCATTAGAGGAGCAAGAGAACGAAAGACCCGGGCTTTTACATAAGTATCGCAACAGAGCTCTACTTATATTAAAAGGGGGTTGTGCTGTTAACTGTCGGTACTGCTTTAGACGACACTTTCCATACAGTGATAACAAAGGCAGTAAAACCGTCTGGCAACAAAGCCTTAATTATATAGCAGAGCACACAGAGCTTAACGAAGTGATATTGTCGGGGGGTGACCCATTAATGGCAAAAGATCATGAATTAGAATGGCTCATTGAGGAACTTAGCCAGATAAACCATATAAAGCGCTTGAGAATTCACTCACGATTGCCTGTTGTCATACCGTCTAGAATAACGGATAAACTCTGCGACCTTTTACGCAGTACAAGATTACAGGTTGTCTTTGTTTCTCATATTAATCATGCCAATGAAATAGATGAGCATCTTGCTTCCGCTGTTCACAAACTAAAACTATCTGGTGTTCACCTTCTCAACCAAGGTGTTCTACTAAAAGGAGTGAACGATAATGCTGATGCTCAAGTAGACCTGAATGAACGGTTATTTGATGTGGGTATACAACCCTATTATTTACATGTGTTAGACAAGGTTCAAGGTGCTGCCCACTTCTATGTTAGCGACCATGATGCAAAGCAGATAATGATAGAAGTGATCGCTCGTGTTTCAGGGTACATCGTACCTAAGCTTACAAGGGAAATAGGCGGTAAACCGAGTAAAACACCCTTAGATTTAGGGTTGGAGTGA
- a CDS encoding DUF1338 domain-containing protein, producing MSPSILFQSLWNDYIERLCPNADKVHDLLEEDESLINDHIALRTFSLAPLGIETLAKPFLDLGYKECGDYIFESKHLTAKHYEHPDTTQPKVFISQLEVGLCSTQLQSIVEKLVAQVDSKELGSSDFLHNGRMWDISHEEYLLLSEESEYAAWLAAHGYGANHFTVSVNQLSAFSSVKAVNDHLRVAGFDINESGGEVKGSAEVLLEQSSTMADKVPVSFSGGSQVIPGGFYEFALRYPMSNGELYQGFVAASADKIFESTDT from the coding sequence ATGTCACCGAGTATTTTATTTCAATCACTATGGAATGATTATATTGAGCGGCTCTGTCCTAATGCAGATAAAGTACATGATCTGCTAGAAGAAGATGAGTCACTTATTAATGACCATATTGCTCTGCGTACCTTTTCTCTGGCTCCTTTAGGAATAGAGACGTTGGCGAAACCATTTTTGGACCTTGGCTATAAAGAATGCGGTGATTACATCTTTGAAAGTAAACACCTGACGGCAAAGCATTATGAGCATCCTGATACGACTCAGCCGAAAGTATTTATTAGCCAGTTAGAGGTAGGGTTGTGCTCAACACAATTACAATCCATTGTTGAAAAACTGGTTGCTCAGGTTGATTCTAAAGAACTAGGCAGTAGTGATTTTCTCCATAATGGCCGTATGTGGGACATTAGCCATGAAGAATATTTGCTGCTCTCCGAAGAGAGCGAATATGCGGCTTGGCTAGCGGCTCATGGTTATGGTGCGAATCATTTTACCGTGAGCGTGAACCAGCTTAGTGCCTTCTCCAGTGTAAAAGCAGTGAATGACCATTTAAGAGTCGCAGGTTTTGATATTAATGAATCGGGTGGGGAAGTAAAAGGTTCTGCAGAAGTGTTGTTAGAGCAGTCTTCTACCATGGCAGATAAAGTCCCGGTATCGTTTTCAGGTGGAAGTCAGGTTATTCCCGGTGGATTCTATGAATTCGCTTTAAGGTACCCTATGAGCAACGGTGAGTTGTATCAAGGTTTCGTTGCGGCTTCTGCCGATAAGATCTTTGAAAGTACAGATACGTAA
- the astD gene encoding succinylglutamate-semialdehyde dehydrogenase: protein MGQWIAGQWVAGQGDGFDSVSPYNGEVIWQGDSATVSQVEQAVKAARVAFIDWKKLSFSERETYVLAFAEEVKANSEEIAQIIAKETGKPIWETRTEAGAVAGKIAISIRAYHDRTGETHREVGDNQIVLRHKPLGVMAIFGPYNFPAHLPNGHMVPALLAGNTIVYKPSEQTPATAELIIKLWQKVGLPAGVINLVQGAKETGVALADSKGIDGLLFTGSANTGHILHRQFAGQPDKMLALEMGGNNPMVISENYGDLDSTVYTIVQSAFISAGQRCTCARRLYVPVGEKGDALIHKLTEATNNILVDEPFADPQPFMGPQISIQAAEFILNAQANLLELGATSIVEAKHTKAAFVTPGLIDVTKIDALPDEEYFGPLLQVVRYEGLEKAVELANDTRFGLSAGLVSTDDKEWEYFVDHIRAGIVNRNRQLTGASGDAPFGGPGASGNLRPSAFYAADYCAYPMASMEGSETLLPATLSPGVKL, encoded by the coding sequence ATGGGACAGTGGATAGCAGGTCAATGGGTTGCAGGTCAAGGTGACGGATTTGATTCAGTCTCGCCGTATAACGGCGAGGTTATTTGGCAGGGTGATAGTGCAACAGTCTCTCAAGTAGAGCAGGCTGTAAAAGCGGCACGTGTTGCATTTATTGACTGGAAAAAACTGAGCTTTTCAGAACGTGAAACTTATGTGCTCGCGTTTGCGGAAGAGGTTAAAGCAAATAGCGAAGAGATAGCTCAAATTATTGCTAAAGAGACAGGCAAGCCAATTTGGGAAACTCGAACAGAAGCGGGTGCGGTAGCCGGAAAAATCGCTATTTCTATTCGTGCTTATCATGACCGTACTGGCGAAACTCATCGCGAAGTAGGGGACAATCAGATTGTTCTCCGTCACAAACCTCTAGGCGTTATGGCAATCTTTGGTCCGTACAATTTCCCTGCTCATTTACCTAACGGACATATGGTACCAGCACTTTTAGCGGGTAATACGATTGTGTATAAGCCATCTGAGCAAACACCAGCCACTGCGGAACTTATTATTAAGCTGTGGCAAAAAGTGGGCTTACCTGCTGGTGTTATTAACCTTGTACAAGGTGCGAAAGAAACAGGTGTTGCACTTGCGGATTCAAAGGGCATTGATGGTCTATTATTTACGGGGAGCGCGAATACAGGGCACATTCTCCATCGACAGTTTGCTGGTCAACCGGACAAAATGCTTGCTTTAGAGATGGGCGGGAATAACCCTATGGTGATTTCTGAAAATTACGGAGATCTCGATTCAACGGTTTACACCATTGTACAGTCTGCATTTATCAGTGCAGGTCAACGCTGTACTTGTGCTCGCCGTTTATATGTTCCTGTTGGTGAAAAAGGGGATGCGCTTATTCATAAGCTCACCGAAGCAACGAATAATATACTTGTCGATGAGCCTTTCGCTGATCCTCAGCCATTTATGGGCCCGCAAATCTCTATTCAGGCAGCTGAGTTCATTTTAAATGCACAAGCAAATCTATTAGAGCTAGGCGCGACTTCTATTGTTGAAGCAAAGCATACCAAAGCGGCATTTGTTACACCGGGCTTAATAGACGTTACGAAAATAGATGCTCTACCAGATGAAGAGTATTTCGGCCCACTTCTACAAGTAGTCCGTTATGAAGGATTAGAGAAAGCGGTTGAGCTAGCTAATGACACACGTTTTGGATTGTCAGCAGGGTTAGTTTCTACGGATGACAAAGAGTGGGAATATTTTGTCGATCATATTCGAGCTGGGATCGTAAATCGTAATCGCCAGTTAACCGGCGCAAGTGGTGATGCACCATTTGGTGGGCCGGGTGCTTCGGGTAACTTACGCCCTAGTGCTTTTTACGCAGCGGATTACTGTGCTTATCCTATGGCCTCTATGGAAGGAAGCGAAACATTGCTGCCTGCAACCTTGAGTCCTGGCGTTAAACTTTGA
- a CDS encoding aspartate aminotransferase family protein, whose protein sequence is MDSKVERNWFNDVMVPCYNPMEMIPVKGIGSRVWDQQGNEYIDFAGGIAVSCLGHCHPVMVKAITEQANKIWHLSNVMTNEPALRLAKKLTEISFADKVFFANSGAEANEAALKLARRVAAEKYGDDKSEIIAFKQGFHGRTFFTVTVGGQEAYSDGFGPKPGNVTHLDYNDIEAFKAKISDKTCAVMMEPLQGEGGIVSSSKEFAQTVRELCDKHNALLIYDEVQTGNGRTGTFYAYEGLGVTPDILSTAKSLGGGIPIGAMLTTDEYAPFLKVGTHGSTYGGNPLACAVAEAVVNVVSLPETLAGVKEREALFRDGLEKINEKYNIFSEIRGQGLLIGAALNDEWQGRARDVLVAAGKEGLMLLVAGASVVRFTPSLVIDKKDIEEGLAKLDKAIASIV, encoded by the coding sequence ATGGATAGTAAAGTCGAACGTAATTGGTTCAATGACGTGATGGTACCTTGTTACAACCCAATGGAAATGATTCCTGTAAAAGGTATTGGTTCTCGTGTGTGGGATCAACAAGGCAATGAGTATATCGATTTCGCGGGTGGTATTGCTGTGAGCTGTTTGGGCCACTGTCATCCGGTTATGGTAAAGGCAATCACAGAGCAAGCAAATAAGATCTGGCACTTAAGTAATGTTATGACGAATGAGCCAGCGTTACGACTTGCAAAGAAACTCACTGAGATCTCATTTGCAGACAAAGTATTTTTTGCCAACTCTGGTGCAGAAGCGAACGAAGCTGCTCTTAAGCTTGCTCGACGCGTTGCTGCTGAAAAATACGGCGATGATAAATCAGAGATTATTGCCTTTAAACAAGGTTTTCACGGTCGAACTTTCTTCACCGTTACAGTGGGTGGGCAAGAAGCTTACTCCGATGGGTTTGGTCCTAAACCGGGTAATGTTACTCATCTTGATTACAACGATATTGAAGCATTTAAAGCCAAAATATCGGATAAAACCTGCGCAGTAATGATGGAGCCGCTTCAAGGTGAGGGTGGTATTGTTTCCTCTAGCAAAGAGTTTGCACAAACTGTTCGTGAATTGTGTGATAAGCACAATGCTCTGCTAATTTACGATGAAGTTCAAACTGGTAACGGTCGTACAGGTACCTTTTATGCTTATGAAGGATTAGGAGTAACGCCTGATATCTTAAGTACTGCAAAATCATTAGGTGGCGGTATTCCAATTGGAGCGATGTTAACCACTGATGAATATGCCCCTTTCCTAAAAGTTGGTACACATGGCTCTACTTATGGTGGTAACCCACTTGCTTGCGCAGTAGCAGAAGCGGTCGTTAATGTCGTTAGTTTGCCTGAAACACTTGCTGGAGTGAAAGAAAGAGAAGCTCTATTCCGTGATGGCCTGGAAAAAATTAATGAGAAATACAATATTTTCTCTGAAATTAGAGGTCAAGGCTTACTTATCGGTGCTGCGCTAAATGATGAGTGGCAAGGTCGAGCGCGTGATGTGCTGGTTGCAGCAGGTAAAGAAGGTTTAATGCTTCTAGTGGCTGGCGCAAGCGTGGTTCGTTTTACCCCTTCGCTTGTCATCGATAAAAAAGATATTGAAGAAGGGTTAGCTAAGCTAGATAAAGCTATCGCTTCAATCGTTTAA
- a CDS encoding aminodeoxychorismate/anthranilate synthase component II, translating into MLLIIDNYDSFTYNLFQYFCELGADVKVIRNDEIDIQGIEALNPTHLVISPGPCTPSDAGISLEAIKYFAGKLPIFGVCLGHQAIAQAFGANVIRAKKVMHGKTSKIRHNNKGVFRQLNDPLTVTRYHSLIVDQQSLADCFEITAWTEKQDGSIDEIMGFQHITLPIDAVQFHPESIKTDQGHDLLANFLRR; encoded by the coding sequence ATGTTACTTATCATTGATAATTACGATTCATTTACTTATAACTTGTTTCAGTATTTCTGCGAGCTTGGTGCTGATGTAAAAGTGATAAGAAATGACGAAATTGATATTCAAGGTATCGAAGCGCTTAATCCTACTCACCTTGTGATTTCCCCTGGTCCATGCACTCCGAGTGACGCAGGTATTTCATTAGAGGCGATAAAGTATTTTGCGGGTAAGTTACCTATTTTTGGTGTTTGTCTGGGGCATCAAGCTATAGCGCAAGCGTTTGGTGCGAATGTCATTCGCGCTAAAAAAGTGATGCACGGAAAAACGTCTAAAATTCGACATAACAACAAAGGAGTATTTAGACAGCTAAATGATCCGTTAACGGTAACTCGCTATCACTCTCTGATTGTGGATCAACAATCACTGGCTGATTGTTTTGAGATTACAGCGTGGACTGAAAAACAGGACGGCTCAATTGATGAAATTATGGGTTTTCAACATATAACGTTACCGATAGATGCAGTTCAATTTCATCCTGAGTCAATCAAAACAGATCAAGGTCATGACCTTCTAGCTAATTTCCTACGTCGTTAG
- the trpS gene encoding tryptophan--tRNA ligase: MSKPIVLSGVQPSGELSIGNYLGALRQWQQMQDDYDCQYCVVDLHAITVRQEAKKLYEATLDALSICLAVGVTPEKSTLFVQSHVPEHAQLGWILNCYTQMGELNRMTQFKDKSKRYANDINVGLYDYPVLMAADILVYQAEQVPVGSDQKQHLELARDIANRFNNIYGETFVVPEPYIPTVGSRVMSLQDATKKMSKSDDNRKNVITLLEDPKSITKKIKSAVTDPEDPPRVAFDIENKPGIANLMGLMSAATGKTFAEIEADYEGKMYGHLKGDVAEAVVSMLEPVQSEYKRIRNDRAYLDSVMKMGADKASERAAITLKKVYEAVGFVTRP, from the coding sequence ATGAGCAAACCTATCGTATTAAGTGGTGTTCAGCCATCAGGTGAACTAAGTATTGGAAATTACTTAGGTGCTCTACGTCAGTGGCAACAGATGCAAGACGATTATGATTGCCAATATTGTGTTGTTGATTTGCATGCAATTACGGTTCGCCAAGAGGCGAAAAAGCTTTATGAAGCCACATTAGATGCATTGTCGATTTGTCTTGCTGTCGGTGTGACACCAGAAAAGAGTACCCTGTTTGTTCAATCCCATGTACCAGAGCATGCGCAGTTAGGTTGGATTCTTAACTGTTACACTCAAATGGGCGAGTTGAATCGCATGACTCAGTTTAAAGATAAATCAAAGCGTTATGCGAATGACATCAACGTTGGTCTTTACGATTACCCAGTATTAATGGCGGCAGATATTTTGGTGTACCAGGCAGAGCAAGTACCTGTAGGCAGTGATCAAAAGCAGCATTTAGAGCTAGCTCGCGATATCGCCAACCGCTTTAATAATATCTATGGTGAAACTTTTGTTGTACCAGAACCTTATATCCCGACGGTTGGTTCGCGCGTCATGAGCCTTCAAGACGCGACTAAAAAAATGTCGAAGTCAGATGACAATCGTAAAAACGTGATTACTCTTCTTGAGGACCCTAAATCGATTACTAAAAAGATTAAAAGTGCGGTAACCGACCCTGAAGATCCACCGCGTGTTGCGTTTGATATCGAAAACAAGCCGGGTATTGCCAACCTTATGGGGCTGATGTCTGCTGCGACAGGGAAAACTTTTGCGGAGATTGAGGCTGATTATGAAGGGAAAATGTACGGCCATTTAAAAGGTGACGTAGCTGAGGCGGTTGTCTCTATGCTTGAGCCAGTACAAAGCGAATACAAGCGTATTCGAAACGATCGAGCTTACCTAGATTCTGTTATGAAGATGGGCGCAGATAAAGCATCTGAACGCGCAGCAATAACACTGAAAAAAGTATATGAAGCAGTAGGCTTTGTTACTCGTCCCTAG
- a CDS encoding phosphoglycolate phosphatase produces the protein MSFEKVKFIAFDLDGTLLDSVPDLAVAVDQTVQALGYDPIEEIQVRDWVGNGADVLIARGLSRSIHVDENLSSDEIKKAREMFDRFYSESGHKLSHLYPTVIDTLRQLQKRGYTMSLVTNKPSKFVPEIMEQHGITSFFTDIIGGEDFPKRKPDPIALNWLLEKHGFSADQMLMVGDSKNDILAAKNAGCFSFGLTYGYNHGESISDSNPDVVADQLSDLLEILPELA, from the coding sequence ATGTCATTTGAAAAAGTAAAATTTATCGCTTTTGATTTAGATGGAACACTACTTGATAGTGTGCCAGATTTAGCCGTAGCAGTAGATCAAACAGTACAAGCACTGGGTTATGACCCGATAGAAGAAATACAGGTGCGCGATTGGGTTGGAAATGGCGCAGATGTTCTTATTGCTAGAGGTCTTAGCCGAAGTATCCATGTTGATGAAAACCTAAGCTCAGATGAGATAAAAAAAGCACGAGAAATGTTTGATCGCTTTTATAGCGAGAGCGGCCACAAATTAAGTCATCTGTATCCTACCGTTATCGACACATTACGTCAGTTGCAAAAACGTGGTTATACAATGTCATTGGTGACGAATAAACCTTCGAAATTTGTACCTGAAATCATGGAACAACATGGGATTACTTCTTTCTTTACCGATATTATTGGTGGCGAAGATTTTCCAAAACGTAAGCCAGATCCTATTGCGTTAAATTGGCTACTCGAAAAGCACGGATTTTCAGCAGATCAAATGTTGATGGTTGGGGACTCGAAAAATGACATCTTAGCTGCAAAAAATGCGGGCTGTTTTTCGTTTGGTTTAACGTATGGATATAACCATGGTGAATCTATCTCGGACTCTAACCCTGACGTTGTCGCTGATCAACTTTCAGATTTATTAGAAATCTTACCAGAGCTGGCGTAA
- the rpe gene encoding ribulose-phosphate 3-epimerase, whose protein sequence is MKDFLIAPSILSADFARLGEDVEKVLAAGADVVHFDVMDNHFVPNLTFGAPICKALRDYGITAPIDVHLMVKPVDRIIPDFAKAGATMITIHAEATDHLDRSIQLIKECGCQAGVVFNPATPLHYLDYLMDKVDMILLMSVNPGFGGQSFIPSSLDKLRDIRQRIEASGRDIRLEIDGGVKVDNIREIAEAGADMFVAGSAIFNQPDYKAVIDEMRAELAKVNS, encoded by the coding sequence ATGAAAGATTTTCTTATTGCGCCTTCAATATTATCCGCAGATTTTGCCCGATTAGGTGAAGATGTCGAAAAAGTACTCGCAGCGGGAGCTGATGTTGTTCACTTTGACGTTATGGATAATCATTTCGTACCAAACCTCACTTTCGGTGCTCCTATCTGTAAAGCGCTTCGTGACTACGGAATTACAGCGCCAATAGATGTGCACTTAATGGTTAAGCCCGTCGATAGAATCATTCCTGACTTTGCTAAAGCAGGTGCTACCATGATAACTATCCACGCAGAAGCGACCGACCACTTAGACAGAAGTATTCAGTTAATCAAAGAGTGTGGCTGCCAAGCTGGCGTAGTCTTTAACCCTGCGACACCACTTCACTACCTAGATTATCTAATGGATAAAGTGGATATGATCCTTCTTATGTCTGTTAACCCAGGCTTTGGTGGTCAATCATTTATTCCTAGTTCTTTAGACAAACTTCGCGATATTCGTCAGCGCATAGAAGCGTCTGGTCGCGATATTCGGTTGGAAATAGATGGTGGTGTTAAGGTTGATAATATTCGTGAAATAGCGGAAGCCGGAGCGGATATGTTTGTAGCTGGTTCTGCGATCTTTAATCAACCAGACTATAAAGCTGTAATCGATGAAATGCGTGCAGAGTTAGCGAAAGTAAATAGCTAG
- a CDS encoding AAA family ATPase produces the protein MSLAHELRVLDLESQIELLDRLRLLTRFGSNLTNITGDKNSGKSWIAQRYLEAWAQDKNQSLVMCHANQTDAQKRTILLNQIVPNPLFNENDSIADSFSRMIEDNPCDVVIVIDDAQLLSEALLAELWTLVLQAQVNPQWSINVVLFTAGNGLDNVLSRLSYGQETKPLSLEVEPLSDKEVEMFIELLVLKYVPGEDEKRKVRNKVKKTPPLPGSLMALGESKVEKRIIIRSIIGSPMKIAALVLILLLLILSGYFWFFSQSGPTIEESTNIDGQPVEQTVIPTINTDEDGRSTVSVNGDNIDQGMVDETGAVDDSSSLPPAITNSSATVGQSDDGQRVVVPSVVVDALLEGDTSNSQIIDDAVLKAQLEQAPPVAETEFERDEGAPPLITFSFSKQELMAVSDRNYTLQIAALQSLSETQNFIVKYGIDKDVRIYPTNRGNTQWFIVTYKDFTTIQEARNARAELPQAVQDLEPWAKSMLQVHREIERAN, from the coding sequence ATGAGTTTGGCCCATGAGTTGCGTGTTTTAGATTTAGAGTCGCAAATTGAATTGCTAGATCGTTTACGACTACTAACGCGATTTGGTTCCAACTTAACCAATATTACCGGAGATAAAAACTCCGGTAAGTCTTGGATAGCGCAACGCTATTTAGAGGCGTGGGCTCAAGATAAAAATCAATCCCTCGTAATGTGTCATGCTAATCAGACTGACGCCCAAAAGAGAACCATACTGCTAAATCAGATCGTTCCGAATCCATTATTTAATGAGAACGACTCAATTGCCGATAGTTTCAGTCGAATGATTGAAGACAATCCGTGTGATGTTGTTATTGTTATCGATGACGCTCAATTACTTAGTGAGGCATTGTTAGCGGAATTATGGACGCTCGTATTACAGGCTCAAGTGAATCCGCAATGGAGTATTAATGTAGTACTGTTTACTGCAGGTAATGGATTGGATAACGTATTATCTCGTCTGAGCTATGGGCAAGAGACGAAGCCTCTCTCTTTAGAGGTTGAGCCGTTATCAGATAAAGAAGTTGAAATGTTTATTGAACTCTTGGTATTAAAATATGTGCCGGGAGAAGACGAAAAAAGAAAGGTCCGCAACAAAGTTAAGAAAACGCCGCCGCTACCTGGTTCTTTAATGGCTTTAGGGGAGAGTAAAGTGGAAAAACGAATAATCATTCGCTCAATTATTGGTTCTCCAATGAAAATAGCGGCTTTGGTGCTCATTTTACTGCTGCTTATTCTTAGCGGTTATTTTTGGTTCTTTAGCCAGTCTGGGCCAACAATAGAAGAGTCGACCAATATAGATGGTCAACCGGTGGAGCAGACGGTTATACCAACGATCAACACTGACGAAGATGGTCGTTCCACTGTGTCTGTCAATGGTGACAATATTGATCAGGGTATGGTCGATGAAACTGGTGCGGTTGATGATTCATCCTCTTTGCCTCCAGCCATTACTAATAGCTCAGCAACCGTAGGTCAATCTGATGATGGTCAGCGAGTAGTCGTGCCTTCGGTCGTCGTTGATGCTTTATTAGAAGGTGATACATCAAACTCTCAAATTATTGATGACGCTGTTCTTAAAGCTCAATTGGAGCAAGCACCTCCAGTTGCCGAAACTGAATTTGAACGAGATGAAGGTGCACCCCCGCTGATCACTTTCTCATTCTCTAAGCAAGAGCTAATGGCTGTCTCTGATCGAAACTATACATTGCAAATAGCTGCTCTTCAGTCTTTGAGTGAGACACAAAACTTTATTGTTAAATATGGTATAGACAAAGACGTCAGAATTTACCCAACAAACCGAGGTAATACCCAGTGGTTTATAGTGACTTATAAAGACTTTACCACTATTCAAGAAGCTCGTAATGCAAGAGCTGAGTTACCTCAAGCAGTGCAAGACTTAGAACCATGGGCTAAATCCATGCTTCAAGTACACAGGGAAATTGAGCGTGCAAATTAA
- the aroK gene encoding shikimate kinase AroK — translation MAEKRNIFLVGPMGAGKSTIGRHLASQLHMEFLDSDTVIEERTGADIAWVFDVEGEDGFRKREETVINDLTEQQGIVLATGGGSVKSKDNRNRLSARGIVVYLETTIEKQLARTNRDKKRPLLQTDDPKEVLESLAGERNTLYEEVADYTVRTDDQSAKVVANQIVKMLEER, via the coding sequence ATGGCTGAGAAACGTAATATTTTTCTTGTTGGCCCTATGGGTGCCGGCAAAAGTACAATAGGTAGACACCTAGCATCGCAACTGCATATGGAGTTTTTAGACTCAGATACAGTTATTGAAGAACGCACAGGCGCAGATATCGCTTGGGTATTTGATGTTGAAGGTGAAGATGGTTTCCGCAAACGCGAAGAAACGGTTATTAATGACCTGACTGAACAACAAGGTATTGTTCTAGCGACAGGTGGTGGTTCGGTTAAAAGTAAAGATAACCGTAATCGTCTATCTGCTCGAGGCATTGTTGTATATCTAGAGACAACAATCGAAAAACAATTAGCACGTACCAACAGAGACAAAAAACGTCCGCTACTGCAAACCGATGACCCAAAAGAAGTTTTGGAATCGCTAGCTGGTGAACGTAATACTTTGTATGAAGAAGTGGCGGACTATACTGTCCGTACCGACGATCAAAGTGCTAAAGTAGTAGCAAATCAAATCGTAAAAATGCTAGAAGAACGTTAG